One window of the Candidatus Saccharibacteria bacterium genome contains the following:
- a CDS encoding sortase translates to MSTNPLFPDNPLRPAPADIAAVELIRRKVANAFGEEPSASAELQEIKNERTLSKHQVFLQQLASQGKSLADIQTEWHGYYTRLPEAEKHEVWQEFYAANEHTPYQKLFQKQTPVPSRSRLTPVADKPAHPAATVAPRVITSENGVTIADHTAVQPGIHAHPHEQSRLSKTKARAGQAVRKTKVGNRVLNSQTAEATRRIKHRIQHKVSAGGKLKARHHVQSLLFGFGVGAVMLLILLFGFFNEFIITPFIQPSSKVAGIPIIVSNISPEQAANPTVIVSKINIQMPVDFNLVSSDEASVQSSLENGVVHYPSTVKPGENGNSAYFGHSSQNIFNNGKAKFAFVRLRELTTGDVFTILYNGKVYSYEVFAKEIVPPTQVSVLTDTKGEQATAVLITCDPPGFSTNRLVVWGKQISPSVASNKTPATAPTISEPQQITSNGPTLWTRMWRAIQFWN, encoded by the coding sequence ATGAGCACCAATCCACTTTTTCCAGATAACCCCCTTCGGCCAGCGCCGGCCGATATTGCCGCCGTGGAGCTCATACGGCGCAAAGTAGCCAATGCTTTCGGCGAGGAGCCTTCAGCTTCCGCGGAACTGCAAGAAATCAAAAACGAACGAACGCTCAGTAAGCACCAGGTTTTTCTGCAACAGCTCGCTTCACAAGGGAAGAGTCTTGCTGATATACAAACCGAATGGCATGGCTATTACACAAGGCTCCCAGAAGCCGAAAAACATGAGGTCTGGCAGGAGTTTTACGCCGCAAACGAGCACACACCGTACCAAAAACTCTTCCAGAAACAAACGCCAGTACCCTCACGAAGTCGCCTGACACCCGTAGCCGATAAACCCGCTCATCCAGCAGCCACCGTAGCTCCACGCGTTATTACAAGCGAAAACGGCGTCACCATTGCAGACCACACGGCCGTGCAGCCAGGGATTCACGCCCACCCCCATGAGCAAAGCCGCCTCTCAAAAACAAAGGCACGAGCCGGTCAAGCCGTTCGAAAGACAAAGGTCGGCAATAGGGTACTAAACTCTCAAACCGCCGAAGCAACAAGGCGCATTAAACATCGTATTCAACACAAAGTTAGTGCCGGCGGCAAACTAAAAGCTCGTCACCATGTGCAGTCACTACTATTTGGTTTTGGCGTCGGAGCCGTCATGCTACTCATATTGCTTTTTGGATTTTTTAACGAATTTATCATCACGCCCTTCATCCAGCCCAGCAGTAAGGTGGCAGGCATACCAATTATTGTGAGTAACATTTCGCCCGAACAAGCCGCTAACCCAACGGTAATTGTTTCGAAAATAAACATCCAAATGCCGGTAGACTTCAACCTAGTCAGCAGCGACGAAGCATCAGTACAGAGTTCACTCGAAAACGGGGTAGTTCACTACCCAAGCACTGTCAAGCCCGGAGAAAATGGTAACAGCGCTTACTTCGGCCACTCCAGCCAAAACATATTTAACAACGGCAAAGCCAAGTTTGCCTTTGTACGGCTCCGCGAGCTAACTACGGGAGATGTATTTACCATTCTCTACAACGGCAAGGTCTACTCGTACGAAGTCTTTGCGAAAGAAATCGTTCCCCCTACCCAGGTCAGTGTGCTCACCGACACCAAAGGAGAGCAGGCGACTGCCGTACTCATAACCTGTGACCCTCCCGGATTTAGCACAAATAGACTCGTGGTTTGGGGCAAACAAATAAGCCCCAGTGTCGCTTCAAACAAAACCCCAGCAACAGCACCGACCATTTCTGAGCCCCAACAAATCACCAGCAACGGCCCAACGCTCTGGACCCGGATGTGGCGTGCTATCCAGTTCTGGAACTAA
- a CDS encoding two pore domain potassium channel family protein, with amino-acid sequence MVIHRTPSKTIRLLRIASHTKLIFALYILNFISCTLLFMLFENKPIGDALWWCTVTWYTVGYGDLYPLTGYGRLFGMYVIIKLTHFHCAAHGQCCCQT; translated from the coding sequence ATGGTAATACATAGAACACCCAGTAAAACCATTCGATTGTTGCGAATTGCCAGCCATACCAAACTTATTTTCGCCCTCTATATCTTGAATTTTATTTCCTGCACACTGCTTTTTATGCTGTTCGAGAATAAACCCATCGGCGATGCGCTGTGGTGGTGTACGGTTACCTGGTACACGGTGGGCTACGGTGACCTGTACCCATTGACTGGCTACGGTCGCCTGTTCGGCATGTACGTTATCATTAAGCTCACACATTTTCATTGTGCTGCTCACGGCCAATGTTGTTGCCAAACTTAG
- a CDS encoding PEGA domain-containing protein → MDFLDPQKERRNHIVLIASYCLIGVAIALMSWMLLKQTDGYCLSRDGTVDRCGLIFVSSQPTGADVYINDKLQKFQTNSKTNLRSGVYTIRLARDGYTEWKRTVTVAGGDVQRFDYPVLFPAKLKSAQVATFANQLHFVSQSPGRRWLVAADTAQPSQLQVFDLKNADKPSAKIVPQQPTVFTAAESVQSWNVLEWSDDERHFLTQRVFTNGTSKAREYIMLDRQDGTQARNLTSELALLPTDEIRFFNKKQNQFYIYNTETKLLRTAQLGTNPPNALRLERVISYKAYGDDTVLYVTDTPLGEKQTPGYVSVVLQQGTRSSVLKRLAVADTYLLDIAEYDGKWYVVTGTNALKGVYVFRNPLDAVLAKPTDTPLPFRFLKLINPQHVAFSANAQFVVANRGAEHTVYDIEYEGVYHYTEPTPLDEPQAPTSWMDGNRLWYVSSGKVVVHDYDNLNRQTLQDALPQYGVYFAPNYLRGYSLTQQANGTLQLMQTSYVLE, encoded by the coding sequence ATGGATTTCTTGGACCCTCAGAAAGAAAGACGTAACCACATAGTACTCATTGCGAGCTACTGCTTGATTGGGGTCGCGATTGCGCTCATGAGTTGGATGTTGCTGAAACAGACCGATGGCTATTGTTTGAGCCGTGACGGTACTGTTGACCGATGTGGTTTGATTTTTGTATCTAGTCAGCCCACCGGAGCAGATGTATACATTAATGACAAACTACAAAAATTCCAAACCAATAGTAAGACAAACCTTCGCAGCGGAGTATACACGATTCGGCTGGCGCGGGATGGGTACACCGAATGGAAACGTACGGTGACTGTCGCGGGCGGCGATGTTCAGCGTTTTGACTACCCTGTGCTGTTCCCTGCTAAATTAAAGAGTGCACAAGTCGCGACTTTTGCGAATCAGCTGCACTTCGTTTCCCAGAGCCCGGGTCGTCGATGGCTGGTTGCTGCAGACACTGCTCAGCCCAGCCAACTGCAAGTGTTTGACCTGAAAAATGCCGATAAACCGAGTGCGAAAATTGTTCCACAGCAACCCACCGTCTTTACTGCCGCAGAAAGTGTACAATCATGGAATGTGCTTGAATGGTCTGATGATGAGCGCCATTTCTTGACCCAGCGCGTTTTTACAAACGGTACATCAAAGGCACGGGAATATATAATGCTTGACCGTCAAGACGGCACTCAGGCGAGGAACCTCACAAGTGAGCTTGCCCTATTGCCTACCGACGAAATCCGGTTTTTTAACAAAAAGCAAAACCAGTTCTATATTTATAACACTGAAACAAAGTTGCTTCGGACTGCTCAGTTAGGAACAAACCCACCGAACGCGCTGCGGCTTGAGCGGGTGATAAGCTACAAAGCATACGGTGACGATACGGTGCTCTATGTCACAGATACGCCGCTGGGCGAGAAGCAAACGCCGGGATACGTTTCGGTTGTGCTGCAACAGGGTACGCGTAGCAGCGTGCTCAAACGTTTGGCAGTAGCAGACACATACCTGCTCGATATCGCTGAGTATGACGGCAAATGGTACGTTGTTACCGGCACAAATGCTCTGAAGGGTGTTTATGTGTTTCGAAACCCGCTTGATGCGGTGCTCGCAAAGCCGACGGATACACCACTGCCGTTTCGATTCTTAAAACTAATCAACCCGCAGCATGTTGCGTTTTCTGCAAACGCCCAGTTTGTTGTTGCTAACAGAGGTGCCGAACATACCGTATACGACATAGAGTACGAAGGTGTATATCACTACACTGAGCCTACTCCATTGGATGAGCCGCAGGCGCCTACGAGTTGGATGGACGGCAACAGGCTTTGGTATGTGTCTTCAGGAAAGGTTGTTGTGCATGACTACGACAATCTCAATCGCCAGACGCTTCAAGATGCCCTACCCCAGTACGGAGTGTATTTTGCACCAAACTATTTGCGTGGCTATAGCCTGACGCAACAAGCCAATGGCACGCTTCAGCTAATGCAGACCTCGTACGTCCTAGAGTAA
- a CDS encoding alpha/beta fold hydrolase — MNPDAYTIAEHTLEVGHGHTLYIHDWGNKKAKHPIFFLHGGPGGQCKEKHKLPFDPKTQRVIFHDQRGSGKSTPLGRWHHNNTQELAADITKIADFLKIDRFILTGDSWGSCLALYYALCEPRRVSALVVGGVFTGSQAEIDWLDKGMFQTNFPDAWERYLAATPKKFWSAPSAYHMANVVGHDAALAAKSAHAYGELETSVISLDDNFYPTNPEDFEPESMIIEMRYLNKRCFLPDRFILKNAHKLKMPLYIVQGRYDFVCPPKTAYELSQKAPNAHLTWTVNGHRNEHENISVKQLIYKHLTEGK; from the coding sequence ATGAATCCAGACGCATACACCATAGCCGAGCACACGCTCGAGGTTGGTCACGGCCACACCCTGTACATTCATGATTGGGGTAATAAAAAAGCCAAACACCCCATATTTTTCCTACACGGCGGCCCCGGCGGCCAGTGCAAAGAAAAGCACAAACTGCCATTTGACCCAAAAACTCAGCGCGTTATTTTTCACGACCAACGCGGCAGCGGCAAAAGCACGCCGCTGGGCCGCTGGCACCACAACAACACGCAGGAACTCGCCGCCGATATTACAAAAATTGCCGACTTCCTTAAAATAGACCGTTTTATATTGACCGGAGATTCTTGGGGCTCGTGCCTCGCGCTGTACTACGCACTATGTGAACCACGCCGGGTAAGCGCGCTCGTAGTAGGCGGGGTATTTACCGGGTCGCAAGCAGAAATCGACTGGTTGGATAAAGGAATGTTTCAAACGAATTTCCCAGATGCATGGGAACGCTACCTTGCCGCTACACCAAAGAAGTTCTGGAGTGCCCCAAGTGCCTACCACATGGCGAATGTCGTAGGGCACGACGCAGCACTCGCCGCAAAATCTGCCCATGCCTACGGCGAACTCGAAACCAGCGTTATAAGTCTTGACGACAATTTTTACCCAACAAACCCCGAAGATTTTGAGCCAGAAAGCATGATAATAGAAATGCGCTATTTGAATAAGCGCTGTTTTTTGCCCGACCGTTTTATACTGAAAAACGCGCACAAACTAAAGATGCCACTGTACATCGTGCAGGGTCGTTACGACTTTGTCTGTCCACCAAAAACAGCGTATGAACTCAGTCAAAAAGCGCCAAACGCACACCTGACCTGGACGGTCAACGGCCACCGCAATGAACACGAAAATATTAGCGTGAAGCAGCTCATCTACAAACACCTCACCGAAGGGAAGTAG
- a CDS encoding transposase, with amino-acid sequence MSRSKCSRELYCSFLEVTSSRYSALSLSEVAPDNAMLSHDSVSRWLASEKIQPKDLWQAAAKEVRATPGILVFDDVVIDKSRSGKMELVNWQHAGSKHDITRGIGVVNALWQVDTEHYIPMDYRIWNPPEDGKTKNDHFQDMLSSTRQRGLRPEMVVADSWYGSLKNLKAVRSHGWDWVMGLRSNRLVGKPHIQLRELDIPDTGLVTYLKGYGWIRVFRFEASNGRTDYVGTSRTDLTREQVKKYFERRWSVEVLHRELKQTCGLSRCQANLSRAQRNHIGLALLTWVRKHKRRLIDQTTLYQQDWEVIKPGIQLALAARLNG; translated from the coding sequence ATGTCTCGTTCAAAATGTTCTCGTGAGCTGTACTGCTCATTCCTGGAGGTCACCTCCTCACGGTATTCTGCGCTCAGCTTGAGCGAAGTAGCCCCAGACAATGCCATGCTCTCTCACGACAGCGTCTCCCGTTGGCTAGCATCTGAAAAGATACAGCCCAAAGACCTGTGGCAAGCTGCCGCTAAGGAAGTTCGCGCCACTCCTGGCATTTTGGTCTTCGATGATGTCGTCATCGACAAAAGCCGAAGCGGCAAGATGGAGCTTGTGAACTGGCAGCATGCGGGAAGTAAGCATGACATCACCAGAGGGATTGGCGTTGTAAATGCGTTGTGGCAAGTAGATACAGAACACTACATTCCTATGGACTACCGCATCTGGAACCCGCCAGAAGACGGCAAGACTAAGAATGATCACTTCCAGGATATGCTGAGTAGCACAAGACAGAGAGGGCTACGCCCGGAGATGGTTGTTGCGGATAGCTGGTACGGCTCTCTAAAAAACCTTAAGGCAGTTCGCTCTCATGGCTGGGACTGGGTCATGGGGCTGAGGAGCAACCGGTTAGTCGGTAAGCCACATATCCAGCTCAGAGAGTTAGATATACCAGATACAGGCTTGGTGACATATCTGAAAGGCTATGGGTGGATCAGAGTCTTCCGGTTTGAGGCCAGTAACGGCCGCACGGATTATGTTGGTACAAGTCGTACTGACCTCACCCGCGAACAAGTCAAGAAATACTTCGAGCGCCGTTGGAGTGTCGAGGTACTGCATCGAGAGCTCAAACAAACCTGTGGCTTATCCCGCTGTCAGGCCAATCTTAGCCGAGCCCAAAGAAACCACATTGGGTTAGCTTTGCTTACCTGGGTACGAAAACATAAGAGAAGGCTAATTGACCAAACGACGCTATACCAACAAGATTGGGAGGTCATAAAACCAGGCATCCAGCTTGCGCTGGCTGCCCGGTTGAATGGGTGA
- a CDS encoding glutamate--tRNA ligase: protein MSTVRTRFAPSPTGYIHVGNVRAALFPWLLARQQGGAFILRIEDTDQARLVEGATDLILDTLEWLGLTWDEGPRVGGAHGPYVQTERREIYRAWAEKLIEKGLAYADPYTPEQVQAFREEAKAAKKAFLYRDHRPTNPPTWDGTQPLRFKVTDVKRYTWSDPVMGELTAGPEALDDFILMKADGLPTYNFAHIVDDAEMGVTHVIRGLEYISSIPRYLSLYEALELPVPVLACLPHVMAPDGKKKLGKRDGAKSVTDYRTDGILPETMLNFLASLGWNDGTEQEIFTREELIAKFDLSRVQKSGARFDEARLLWLNGQWIRRLPLDDLCSRVDAYWPVEASDAEAGYKRQVLALVQDRLKTLAELPMMTRYFFVEPSEDRSLIAENKQLKKLFPGEIDHLISTAHNKLAAVEQWDAEHIQTALNELLEETGQKPGILFSLIRIYTTWAPFSPQLDATLALIGKPATLQRLTK, encoded by the coding sequence ATGAGCACCGTACGAACACGTTTTGCCCCCAGCCCAACTGGCTACATTCACGTCGGTAATGTACGCGCGGCATTATTCCCGTGGCTGTTAGCACGACAGCAAGGTGGGGCCTTCATACTTCGTATAGAAGATACTGACCAAGCCCGGCTGGTTGAGGGCGCAACTGACCTCATACTCGACACGCTCGAGTGGCTTGGCCTTACCTGGGATGAAGGTCCGCGCGTCGGTGGGGCACACGGCCCATACGTTCAGACCGAACGCCGCGAAATATACCGGGCTTGGGCAGAAAAACTCATCGAAAAGGGTCTCGCCTATGCCGACCCATACACCCCAGAACAAGTCCAAGCCTTCCGCGAAGAAGCCAAGGCTGCCAAAAAAGCTTTTCTGTACCGGGATCACCGCCCAACGAATCCTCCAACATGGGATGGCACACAGCCCCTTCGCTTCAAGGTAACAGATGTGAAGCGTTACACCTGGAGCGACCCCGTCATGGGTGAGCTCACCGCCGGCCCCGAAGCGCTGGACGATTTCATCCTCATGAAGGCCGATGGCCTGCCCACGTACAACTTCGCGCACATTGTCGACGATGCCGAAATGGGCGTCACCCACGTCATACGCGGCCTCGAATACATCAGTTCTATACCGCGCTACCTCAGCCTCTACGAAGCACTTGAGCTACCGGTGCCAGTTCTAGCATGTCTGCCGCACGTCATGGCGCCAGACGGCAAAAAGAAGCTCGGCAAGCGCGACGGCGCCAAAAGTGTCACCGACTACCGCACCGACGGCATCTTGCCCGAAACCATGCTGAACTTCCTCGCTAGCCTCGGCTGGAATGATGGCACAGAGCAAGAAATATTTACCCGCGAAGAACTCATCGCCAAATTTGACCTTAGCCGCGTCCAGAAGAGCGGGGCACGGTTCGATGAAGCACGTCTGCTCTGGCTGAACGGCCAGTGGATTCGCCGTCTTCCCCTCGACGACCTGTGTAGCCGCGTCGACGCGTATTGGCCCGTAGAGGCCAGCGACGCTGAAGCCGGCTACAAACGCCAGGTACTCGCCCTTGTGCAAGACCGCCTAAAAACACTCGCCGAACTCCCCATGATGACGCGCTACTTTTTTGTCGAACCAAGTGAAGACCGCTCGCTTATAGCAGAGAACAAACAGCTGAAAAAACTGTTCCCAGGTGAAATCGACCATCTGATTTCGACCGCACATAATAAGCTTGCAGCGGTAGAGCAGTGGGACGCCGAACACATTCAAACCGCCCTTAACGAACTACTAGAAGAAACCGGCCAAAAACCCGGCATCCTCTTCAGCCTCATCCGCATCTACACCACCTGGGCACCGTTCAGCCCCCAGCTCGACGCCACCCTCGCCCTCATAGGGAAACCAGCTACTCTTCAGAGATTGACGAAGTAG
- a CDS encoding HAD family phosphatase, with the protein MIEKKKFAVFDIDGTLIRWQLYHAVVHKLGKAGQLMPGDFEAINDARMEWKNRRTNEGFHSYEQLLVEHFITALPSIDTGIYDQVIQEVFDEYKDQIFTYTRDLVQQLKGEGYLLFAVSGSPREVIELLAQHHGFHDAIGCSFTRKEGHFTGEYTTPIFDKKTALDSLVQKHGATYTQSYAVGDSASDAAMLEVVTHPIAFSPDQNLFKIAKDRDWPIVVERKNVVYEL; encoded by the coding sequence GTGATAGAAAAGAAAAAATTCGCCGTATTTGACATAGATGGCACGCTTATACGCTGGCAACTCTACCACGCTGTCGTGCATAAACTGGGCAAAGCAGGACAGCTCATGCCTGGGGATTTCGAAGCCATTAACGACGCACGTATGGAGTGGAAAAACCGCCGTACAAACGAAGGTTTTCATAGCTACGAACAGCTCCTTGTCGAGCACTTTATAACGGCTCTTCCTAGCATTGACACGGGCATATACGACCAGGTTATTCAAGAAGTATTCGACGAATACAAAGACCAAATCTTTACCTACACGCGCGACCTTGTGCAGCAACTAAAGGGGGAGGGCTATCTGCTTTTTGCAGTCTCTGGTTCACCACGGGAAGTGATAGAGCTATTGGCGCAGCACCACGGGTTCCATGACGCCATAGGGTGCAGTTTCACCCGCAAAGAAGGGCATTTTACCGGCGAATACACGACCCCCATATTTGATAAAAAAACGGCCCTAGACAGCTTGGTGCAAAAACACGGCGCGACGTACACACAAAGCTACGCCGTAGGCGACAGCGCCAGCGACGCCGCCATGCTAGAAGTAGTGACGCACCCCATAGCCTTCAGCCCCGACCAAAACTTGTTCAAAATAGCCAAAGACCGTGACTGGCCCATAGTAGTCGAACGCAAAAATGTGGTGTATGAACTCTAG
- a CDS encoding HD domain-containing protein, with protein sequence MNRDVDFLYELGALRLIDRQWRRFHSQNFANLADHHFRVAWIALVIAAREGGKIDTGKIVKMALVHDIAESRTGDVDYLSRQYVTKDEAGAARDMMDETSVSGEFLALLEEYEKRECIEAKIVKDADNLDVDMELCEQAMQGNALRKTWQFNRRLVADTKLYTKTARHMWDEIQSTDPDHWHAGSPKNRVNGGDWKPAEKP encoded by the coding sequence ATGAACAGAGACGTGGATTTTTTGTACGAACTAGGGGCACTCCGGCTCATTGATCGGCAGTGGCGGCGCTTTCATAGCCAAAACTTTGCGAACCTGGCCGACCACCATTTTCGGGTGGCGTGGATTGCACTGGTGATTGCCGCACGTGAAGGCGGGAAGATTGATACCGGCAAAATCGTTAAAATGGCGCTAGTGCACGACATAGCAGAGAGTCGCACGGGCGACGTGGACTACCTTTCACGCCAGTACGTCACCAAAGACGAAGCGGGTGCGGCGCGCGACATGATGGACGAAACAAGCGTGAGCGGAGAATTCTTAGCGCTGCTCGAAGAATATGAAAAACGCGAATGCATAGAGGCAAAAATAGTCAAAGATGCCGATAACCTCGACGTAGACATGGAACTGTGCGAACAAGCCATGCAGGGAAATGCACTACGCAAAACGTGGCAGTTCAACCGCCGTCTGGTGGCCGATACCAAGTTGTACACCAAAACCGCTCGGCACATGTGGGATGAAATACAGAGCACCGACCCAGACCACTGGCACGCCGGCTCACCCAAAAACCGCGTCAATGGCGGCGACTGGAAACCGGCTGAAAAACCTTAG
- the xth gene encoding exodeoxyribonuclease III: MKLYSWNVNGIRAVLTKGALQKFIDEHDPDMLCLQETKAERGQVEFDFPQYEEHFFSAVKKGYSGTAILSKVKPLRYIDGFPGEIVEKYDVTGDTYGDPNAEGRIIAAEFAGYWVVTCYTPNSKGDLSRLKLRYEHWDKACLAYLQELEKTKPVLYCGDMNVAHKEIDLANPKANVGKHGFTDEERERFGDYLSAGFVDTFRTANPNATEKYTWWTHWANARARNVGWRIDYWLASKDIAGKVNNPQIHPEVMGSDHCPVSIEL, encoded by the coding sequence ATGAAACTATACAGCTGGAATGTGAATGGGATACGGGCGGTACTGACCAAGGGCGCACTGCAAAAGTTCATCGACGAGCATGATCCGGATATGCTGTGCCTGCAAGAAACCAAGGCCGAGCGGGGGCAGGTGGAGTTTGATTTTCCGCAGTACGAAGAGCACTTTTTTAGTGCGGTAAAGAAGGGCTACAGCGGCACCGCCATACTATCCAAAGTGAAACCGCTCAGATATATAGATGGCTTCCCGGGTGAAATCGTAGAAAAATACGACGTCACGGGTGACACGTACGGCGACCCAAACGCAGAAGGACGAATTATTGCCGCGGAGTTTGCGGGTTACTGGGTAGTCACATGCTACACGCCCAACAGCAAAGGCGATCTGAGCCGTCTGAAACTTCGCTATGAGCACTGGGACAAAGCCTGCCTCGCCTATCTGCAGGAATTAGAAAAGACCAAACCAGTGCTTTACTGCGGCGATATGAATGTGGCGCACAAAGAGATTGACCTCGCCAACCCCAAGGCAAATGTGGGCAAGCACGGCTTTACCGACGAAGAGCGCGAGCGGTTTGGCGACTATCTCTCCGCCGGATTTGTAGACACCTTTCGTACTGCAAACCCAAACGCAACCGAAAAATACACCTGGTGGACACACTGGGCCAATGCCCGCGCCCGCAATGTCGGCTGGCGCATAGACTACTGGCTCGCCAGCAAGGACATTGCTGGAAAGGTAAATAACCCGCAGATCCACCCCGAGGTCATGGGCAGCGACCATTGCCCGGTAAGTATTGAACTGTAG
- a CDS encoding ABC transporter ATP-binding protein, with protein sequence MIELKDVSKLYGFGDATSVALDEVSLKIEKGECVAVMGPSGSGKSTLMNMIGLLDHPTHGDYLFGGKRVSRLSTNRRARIRRDKIGFIFQSFNLLGRLTAIENVALPLLYRGFPTTKRNQAARAMLERVGLTERCYYYPRQLSGGQTQCVAIARALVNQPEIIIADEPTGNLDTESSRLVMELLSEINKSGNTIIFVTHNPELTRYATRVVYMQDGLIKHDEQTKLGEVGRYVSKFMYTVPVATEEDDLAGVSALMKIRPNETESSPKKTQGKPAKRRAKRKPKRKAEA encoded by the coding sequence CTGATAGAACTAAAAGACGTCAGCAAGCTGTACGGCTTCGGCGATGCCACGAGTGTGGCGCTCGACGAGGTTAGTTTAAAGATAGAAAAAGGCGAATGCGTGGCCGTTATGGGTCCAAGTGGCAGCGGTAAAAGTACGCTTATGAATATGATTGGTCTTCTGGACCACCCCACGCACGGCGACTACCTGTTTGGCGGTAAGCGTGTCAGCCGGCTTTCGACCAACCGTCGGGCGAGAATACGCCGTGATAAAATTGGTTTTATTTTTCAGTCGTTTAACTTGCTCGGTCGGCTGACGGCTATTGAGAATGTAGCCCTGCCACTCCTGTACCGTGGGTTTCCGACCACTAAGCGCAATCAGGCTGCTCGAGCCATGCTAGAGCGTGTTGGTTTAACAGAACGGTGTTACTACTACCCTCGTCAGCTTTCTGGTGGCCAAACTCAGTGCGTAGCAATTGCACGGGCGCTGGTGAACCAACCAGAGATTATCATTGCCGATGAACCAACGGGTAACCTTGACACGGAAAGTTCGCGACTCGTTATGGAGCTTTTGAGCGAAATAAACAAAAGCGGCAACACAATCATTTTTGTTACCCATAACCCAGAGTTGACGCGCTATGCGACACGAGTGGTTTACATGCAAGATGGGCTGATTAAACATGACGAACAAACCAAGCTTGGTGAGGTTGGGCGCTATGTGAGCAAGTTTATGTACACCGTTCCCGTTGCAACAGAAGAAGATGACCTCGCTGGTGTCTCTGCCCTTATGAAAATCCGGCCAAATGAAACCGAGTCTTCACCAAAGAAAACGCAGGGTAAGCCAGCCAAACGACGCGCCAAGCGGAAACCAAAACGAAAGGCCGAAGCATGA
- the pyrH gene encoding UMP kinase, which yields MYKRILLKLSGEQLQGDKDGGFDAERAKWIAGQIKPTVEAGTEVAIIVGGGNYARGAQLMGNGIVDVTAHNVGMLGTIMNAVTLADVFNAVGLKTRALSNITVDQFIDGYTYRRAVNHLRKNRVVIIGGGTGRPFVTTDTAAVNLALELKCDAIIKTTKVDGVYDKDPMKFEDARKFDTLTYDEALANGDIQVMDKAALGMALEDKKTLIVCDLLTEGNIARAAAGEPVGTTIR from the coding sequence ATGTATAAACGAATTCTACTCAAACTTTCAGGGGAACAGTTGCAGGGTGATAAAGACGGCGGCTTCGACGCCGAGAGAGCCAAGTGGATTGCAGGGCAAATCAAACCTACAGTCGAAGCTGGTACTGAAGTGGCAATCATCGTCGGTGGGGGCAATTATGCTCGCGGCGCGCAGCTGATGGGCAATGGCATTGTGGACGTCACGGCGCACAATGTGGGTATGCTGGGCACGATTATGAACGCGGTCACGCTCGCCGATGTGTTCAACGCCGTCGGGCTGAAAACACGGGCGCTCAGCAACATTACGGTCGACCAGTTTATCGATGGCTACACCTATCGCCGTGCTGTTAACCACCTGCGCAAAAACCGCGTCGTCATTATTGGCGGCGGCACGGGTAGGCCATTCGTCACTACCGATACTGCGGCAGTGAACCTTGCGCTAGAACTCAAGTGCGATGCCATTATCAAAACCACTAAGGTAGATGGTGTGTACGATAAAGACCCCATGAAGTTCGAAGATGCGCGTAAATTTGACACACTCACCTACGACGAGGCGCTTGCCAATGGCGACATTCAGGTTATGGATAAGGCAGCGCTTGGCATGGCGCTGGAAGACAAAAAGACGCTTATTGTGTGCGACCTGCTGACCGAAGGTAATATCGCCCGTGCTGCGGCTGGCGAACCTGTGGGTACAACAATCCGTTAA